GAGCGGCCGCAGTCGATCGCGCCGCTGCTGGAAATGTCCGAAGCGGACATGAAGAACGGGCTGATGGACGCGCCGTGGCCGCCGGTGTACCCGAAGATGCCGAACGAGCCGCCCCGGGTCGCGCCCAGCCGGGCGAAGAAGGCGTGAGGTGGCGACCGTCGCCGAATGCCCGGCCGACGACGGGTTCCTGCTGGCGCTGATGACGGCGATGACGGCCGAGCTGGTCGTGGTCTACGACCTGCCCCCGGACGCGCGCCCGCGGCCGCTGGACCCCGCGAGCCGCTACCTGCTGGCCCGCGACGGCGCACGGGCGATCGGGTGCTGCGCGGTGGAGCCGATTTCGCCGGGCTTGTACGAGCTGAAACGGATGTTCGTCGCCCCGGACGCGCGGGGGACCGGGGTGTCGAGCGCGCTGATCGCGGAGTCCGAACGGCTGGCCCGCAGTGGCGGGGGAGTGCGGCTGCGGCTGGAGACGGGCGTGCGGCAGCCGGCGGCGATGCGGCTGTACGAACGGGCCGGGTACCGGCGGGTGCCGAACTTCCCGCCGCACGAAGCCGATCCCGAGTCGGTTTGCTACGAGAAGGTGCTGCGCCCGGAAGAACGTCGCGAGGCAGGCGGTCAGACGTCGAGGTCCAGGGACAGCTGACCGAGATCGTCGCCGGCCGGCGCGAGCCGGACACCCGCCGGCGGCGCCGGAAGCGTCCGCACGCACGCCGGGCAGGGCGCGATCTCCGACGTCGTCAGGTCCACCGGCTTCCAGCTGCGGGACTCCTTCTCGCCGCACGCCGAACGGCGGTAGCGGAGGTCGCCGGAGCGGGTCATCACGTGGGCCAGCGGCACCTCTTCGGGCAGCACGCCGACCAGGTACCAGCGTGGTGCGCTCACCGCGGTGGTCGTCATGGCCGCCAGTCTCCGTCGCGCCCGGCGGAACCCTCCCGCATTTGCCGATCCTCGGCGTGGCGGGCGGTCAGTCCGGCAGGTACCGGGTGATGTACATCAGCCCGCGCTCGTCGAGCGCCGACGGGTCCGGGGCGACGCACCGGTCCAGGTCGGCCAGCACCGCGTCGGTGTCGAGACCCGCGCCGATCAGCACCAGCTCCGTGCGCCGCGGCGCGCCGTCCGGCCACGCCGACCGCTCGAGCTGCACGAAGCCGCCCACGGTGTGCAACCGGAAGCGTTCGCCCGCGGCGAAGTCCGCCTGGCCCTTCATCCGGTAGAGCCCGGCCGGCCGCCGCTCGAGGAACTCGACGAACGCCTTCGGCGCGAGCGGCGTCCCGGCCGTGAACGTCACCGTCTCGTAGCGCGCGTGCAGGTGCTCCGAGTGGTCGTCCTCGCGCAGGTCGTCGAACGACAGCTGGCCGAGGCGCTCGCCGCGGGGCTCGGGGTCGAAGAACAGCTTCGGGTCCACGCGCCCGTGCGAGGTGACCAGCAGCGGGCGGCCCGGCGCCAGCTCCTCGACCGTCGCGGTGACCTTGGCCAGCGCCCCCGCGGACACCCGGTCGGCCTTGTTCAGCACCACCAGGTCGGCCAGCCGCAGGTGGTCGGCCAGTTCGGGGTGCCGCTCGCGCGCGGCCTCGAACTCGGCGGCGTCCACGACCTCCGCGAGCCCGCCGTACCGGATGTCCGGGTTCTCGCTGGCGATCATCAGCCGGATCAGGTCGCGCGGCTCGGCGATGCCGCTGGCTTCGACGACGATGACGTCGATCCCCGCCTCGGCCGAGGAAAGCCGCGCCAGCATGGCGTCGAGCCCGGCGGCGTCGACCGCGCAGCACAGGCAGCCGTTGCCGAGCGAGACCATCGTGTCGACCTGGCCGGCGACGGCCAGCGCGTCGACGTTCACGCTGCCGAAGTCGTTGACGACGACGCCGACCCGGGCGCCCTCGCGGTTGGCGAGCAGGTGGTTGAGCAGCGTCGTCTTGCCCGCGCCGAGGAACCCGGCGACGAGGACCACGGGGATCTTGCGCACGAATCGACTTTACGTCGCGCGCGGGCGCGTCGATACACGGGGGAGCGCCGCCCGAGCAGGCCGTTCGCCGAATACCCTCGAAAAGACGAACAGGAATCGTCGAGAAAGGATCACTAAAGGCTTACCGTCCACTGTGATCGATTGACGAAGAATGCGCAGAGACATGTCCGGATAACGCTTGGTGACAGTTATTTTTGCGGCGTTTCCGCTGGCGGGAGCGGAAATCGCGGAGGCGCCGGGCCGTCGTTCACGTCCGGTGGATTGCGTTCGCGGGAACGTCGGGTACTCTCCCCGGCCTGGCCGGAGGTGCTGCTGTGGCAGTGACTTCCGGCCAGGCCCGTTGCCGGCGACCATCGGAGGAACGGTGAACCTTTCCGTCGGGACGCAGATCACGATTTCGGAGAGTGGGGTGACAGCGTGACGGTTACACCCGAGCGGGTGACGCCGGTGCTGCCGATCTACCAGCGGGTCTCGGAGGAGCAGATCTCCGATGGGTGCAGTGTCAATTCCGCGGCGGCAGAAGAATTCCTGGACCGGATGTTCGCCGAAGGCGCCGCCGAAGAAGGCGACCGCTTCGAGACCCGGCTGGCGGAGGTCCGCGCGGAAATCGCCGAAACGGGCACCTACCGGCACACCGCGGCCGAGCTGGCCTACGGCGCGCGCGTCGCGTGGCGCAACTCCGCCCGCTGCATCGGCCGGTTGTACTGGCACAGCCTCCGGATCCGCGACCGGCGCCGGGTGACCGACCCCGCCGCGATCGCCGGCGAGTGCGTCGCCCACCTCCGCCAGGCCACCCGCGGCGGGCGGATCCGGCCGACGATCACGGTGTTCGCCCCGGACGCGCCCGCCGCGCCCGGGCCGCGCATCCACAACGAACAGCTGATCCGGTACGCCGGGTACCGCCTCGAAGACGGTTCGGTGCTCGGCGACCCGCGCTACGCGGAGTTCACCGAGCAGGTGCGCGGACTCGGGTGGCGGCCACCGGAGCGAAGAGGCTCGTTCGACGTCCTCCCGCTGGTGATCGAGGCGGCCCCCGGCGACCCGCGGCTGTTCACGCTGCCCGCGGACGCCGTCCTGGAGGTCCCGCTGACCCACCCCGACCACCGCTGGTTCGCCGGGCTGGGGCTGCGCTGGCACGCGGTGCCGGCCATCAGCAACATGCCCCTGGAGATCGGCGGCGTCACCTACCCCGCCGCGCCGTTCAACGGCTGGTACCTCGGCTCCGAGATCGGCGCCCGGAACCTGGCCGACGAGCAGCGCTACGACCTGCTGCCGGTCATCGCCGAGCTGATGGGCCTCGACACCGCGTCCGAGCGGACGCTGTGGCGCGACCGGGCGCTGGTCGAGCTGACGCTCGCCGTGCAGCACTCGTTCGACGCGGCCGAGGTGACGATGGCCGACCACCACACCGAGTCGCGCCGGTTCCTGAACCACCTCGA
The window above is part of the Amycolatopsis camponoti genome. Proteins encoded here:
- a CDS encoding GNAT family N-acetyltransferase, producing the protein MATVAECPADDGFLLALMTAMTAELVVVYDLPPDARPRPLDPASRYLLARDGARAIGCCAVEPISPGLYELKRMFVAPDARGTGVSSALIAESERLARSGGGVRLRLETGVRQPAAMRLYERAGYRRVPNFPPHEADPESVCYEKVLRPEERREAGGQTSRSRDS
- a CDS encoding CobW family GTP-binding protein — protein: MRKIPVVLVAGFLGAGKTTLLNHLLANREGARVGVVVNDFGSVNVDALAVAGQVDTMVSLGNGCLCCAVDAAGLDAMLARLSSAEAGIDVIVVEASGIAEPRDLIRLMIASENPDIRYGGLAEVVDAAEFEAARERHPELADHLRLADLVVLNKADRVSAGALAKVTATVEELAPGRPLLVTSHGRVDPKLFFDPEPRGERLGQLSFDDLREDDHSEHLHARYETVTFTAGTPLAPKAFVEFLERRPAGLYRMKGQADFAAGERFRLHTVGGFVQLERSAWPDGAPRRTELVLIGAGLDTDAVLADLDRCVAPDPSALDERGLMYITRYLPD
- a CDS encoding nitric oxide synthase oxygenase, with the protein product MTVTPERVTPVLPIYQRVSEEQISDGCSVNSAAAEEFLDRMFAEGAAEEGDRFETRLAEVRAEIAETGTYRHTAAELAYGARVAWRNSARCIGRLYWHSLRIRDRRRVTDPAAIAGECVAHLRQATRGGRIRPTITVFAPDAPAAPGPRIHNEQLIRYAGYRLEDGSVLGDPRYAEFTEQVRGLGWRPPERRGSFDVLPLVIEAAPGDPRLFTLPADAVLEVPLTHPDHRWFAGLGLRWHAVPAISNMPLEIGGVTYPAAPFNGWYLGSEIGARNLADEQRYDLLPVIAELMGLDTASERTLWRDRALVELTLAVQHSFDAAEVTMADHHTESRRFLNHLDREERSGRRCPADWSWIVPPLSGGQTPVFHRYYDPPDPDERPAFLSPD